Sequence from the Paenibacillus riograndensis SBR5 genome:
CAAGCGCCTGATTGACCGCATTGCCGGAAACGGGTGGCGGGTTCCGGAAGGCATCAATCCTAAAGAATATCGCGGGGAATAGAAAAAACCTGGAGGAAATATTCCCTCCAGCCAAAAATAAAATGCTGTTAATTTAATACTTCCCACCCATGGGCTTTATAGATTTCCTTTCTTTCCTCAATAATGTTTCTATCTTCAGAATCAATAGATACGGTTTCGAGATAAGCAAGATAATAATTTTCTTCATAATTAAAGGATGCTTCTGTAACTGTATAAGCAGGGTCATTTCTATGATAGACACTATCTTCTATTGCATCTCCAATTCTAGGCAGAAAATCGACATCGGCATAGAGTTTACGAGCTGTCAAAGAATCACGAAACTTATGTTTATCTTTCAGATGAACATATTGTTGAATTATTAGATTCATTTTTATGTACCCTCCTTCGTTATATAAAGCTAGTATAGTATCACTTATTTTTAACATCAAGAAATATTTGACAAAATGAGCCAATGAGAGGTAAAGCATATGTTCGAAAAAAAATTAAACCTCACAACCTTGTTGGAACATGTTGATCCGTCATACCTGAATTACCAGGAGTGGGTCAATGTTGGCATGGCCCTCAAGTATGAAGGATACACAGCCAGCGACTGGGACGAGTGGAGCCGGCGGGACGGCGGGCGGTACCATCCGGGCGAATGCTTTAAAAAGTGGACCAGCTTCGAGGGTAACGGCAATCCGGTGACCGGGGCGACCATCACGCAGATGGCCAAGGATAACGGCTGGCTGCCGCGCTCCGCTTATGACCGGGAACTGGATTGGGACGATGAGATTTCCGGCAGCTCCGGTGATTATGTCGTCGTGGATAAGAATTGGATTGAAGGGAAAGAGATTCATGAACCCGCCGAATGGAACCCAGTGCAGCAGATAACAACGTATATAGGCGCTTTATTTGAAGCTTCTGAAAATGTGGGCTATGTGACAGAAGCCTGGCAAAGTGAAGAAGGGAAATGGCTACCCAACAAAGGCGCATACGACCGGACGGCGGGGGAGCTGATTGAGCTGCTGCATATGTGTGACGGCGATATCGGGCAAGTATTCGGGGATTACAAGCCGGAAGCGGGGGCCTGGATACGATTCAATCCGCTGGATGGCAAAGGCGTGAAGAACGAGAACGTGACGGAGTTCCGGTATGCCCTTGTCGAGTCCGACACTATGGACATTGAAAAGCAGAACGCTGTCATGCGGGAGCTGGAACTGCCGATTGCCGTTATGGTCTACAGCGGCGGGAAGAGCCTGCACGCCATTGTCAGGGTAGAGGCTGCCAATTACGACGAGTACCGCAAGCGGGTGGATTACCTCTATGATATCTGCCGGCGGAACGGTCTGGCCATCGACAAGCAAAACCGTAACCCGTCCCGGCTGTCCCGGATGCCGGGAGTGGAGCGGAACGGAAAGAAGCAATTCATCGTGGACACCAATCTGGGCAAGGCGAGCTGGGCGGAATGGCATGAATGGATTGAAGGCATCAATGATGATCTGCCCGATCCGGAGAGCCTGACAGAATCATGGGACAACATGCCGCCGTTGGCTCCTCCTTTAATAGAAGGGATGCTTCGGCAAGGTCATAAAATGCTCATGGCTGGACCGTCGAAGGCTGGGAAGAGCTTCGCACTGATT
This genomic interval carries:
- a CDS encoding AAA family ATPase; the encoded protein is MFEKKLNLTTLLEHVDPSYLNYQEWVNVGMALKYEGYTASDWDEWSRRDGGRYHPGECFKKWTSFEGNGNPVTGATITQMAKDNGWLPRSAYDRELDWDDEISGSSGDYVVVDKNWIEGKEIHEPAEWNPVQQITTYIGALFEASENVGYVTEAWQSEEGKWLPNKGAYDRTAGELIELLHMCDGDIGQVFGDYKPEAGAWIRFNPLDGKGVKNENVTEFRYALVESDTMDIEKQNAVMRELELPIAVMVYSGGKSLHAIVRVEAANYDEYRKRVDYLYDICRRNGLAIDKQNRNPSRLSRMPGVERNGKKQFIVDTNLGKASWAEWHEWIEGINDDLPDPESLTESWDNMPPLAPPLIEGMLRQGHKMLMAGPSKAGKSFALIELSIAIAEGIKWLAWQCTKGKVLYVNLELDRASALHRFKDVYRALGMPPHNIGNIDIWNLRGKSVPMDKLAPKLIRRAAKKNYIAVIIDPIYKVLTGDENSADQMAHFTNQFDKIATELGASVIYCHHHSKGSQGGKKSMDRASGSGVFARDPDALIDLVELEVTEALYMQEENKAICSMYKGLFQQYNPAYLQEQVSQDDELSAKAMEDHAKRAMPHVMETIKPTIEQALEAVRARSAWRVEGTLREYAKFKPVNMWFQYPVHRVDDTGSLKDIEPEGESKPPWQKATGKRKNKAKEERRSKADEFADVVSNCNFGEPPTVLDVIAWYGSTGKEVAERTVRDWIKRYGYEIDRSLGFRIVKKEEE